From Hermetia illucens chromosome 6, iHerIll2.2.curated.20191125, whole genome shotgun sequence, one genomic window encodes:
- the LOC119658747 gene encoding uncharacterized protein LOC119658747 has translation MAGNVVDEGIKLVTEELFHDILEKQFGKCTIKKFTVANTSGAGENYACSLYRITVEVEKEDGTETQVNYIAKMVPPNDPNIQMKRCLVIFPKEAAMYGKVIPKLEEIFQENDIKIIFGPKCWKTVDHLEMLIMEDLGARKFTNADRLNGMDMQHAKAVLSKLAQFHAASACVLEKSDSSAKQLLSSISSEEAFSFFRAIQPMLWGNIVKHLRMWKTCQEYVDRIEGMVNRIGDLFTDVYTPKPDEFNVILHGDLWVNNIMFQHDEKGLPTEVLFVDYQMSRYGSPVQDLMYFILSSTEYSIKVKEFDFMIKYYYRELVKNLKLLKYPKAPPTLIDLHVALVKKCYFGISVSTGVMPMALLDPNENANMENFVKDDETGSQFKQDMYLNPRLIRACESIFPFLENKGAFHV, from the exons ATGGCTGGTAATGTAGTCGACGAGGGAATCAAGCTGGTAACTGAGGAGCTGTTCCATGATATCCTGGAAAAGCAATTCGGAAAGTGCACTATTAAAAAGTTTACAGTAGCAAACACCTCAGGTgcaggtgaaaattatgcatgCTCGTTATATCGCATCACTGTTGAAGTTGAAAAGGAAG ATGGAACCGAAACTCAAGTCAATTACATTGCTAAAATGGTACCACCCAACGACCCAAATATCCAAATGAAAAGATGTTTAGTCATTTTCCCAAAAGAGGCTGCAATGTATGGAAAGGTTATCCCCAAATTGGAGGAGATTTTCCAAGAAAATGATATCAAGATTATTTTTGGTCCAAAATGTTGGAAGACAGTAGATCATCTTGAAATGCTGATTATGGAAGACTTGGGAGCGCGAAAATTCACCAACGCAGATCGACTCAATGGAATGGATATGCAACATGCCAAAGCAGTTTTATCGAAATTGGCCCAGTTTCATGCTGCCTCTGCCTGTGTTTTAGAGAAAAGCGATTCTTCTGCGAAGCAATTATTATCCTCAATCTCCAGTGAGGAGGCGTTCAGCTTTTTCCGAGCGATTCAGCCCATGTTGTGGGGAAATATCGTCAAGCATTTGCGAATGTGGAAGACTTGTCAGGAGTATGTTGATCGGATT GAAGGAATGGTGAACAGGATAGGGGACCTCTTTACAGATGTATATACTCCGAAACCAGATGAATTTAATGTGATTTTACACGGAGATCTATGGGTCAACAATATAATGTTCCAACACGATGAAAAGGGTCTACCAACGGAAGTATTGTTTGTTGATTATCAGATGTCAAGATATGGTTCTCCGGTGCAAGATCTGATGTATTTCATTCTGTCGTCTACTGAATATTCCATTAAAGTTAAGGAGTTTGATTTTATGATAAAATATTACTACAGAGAattggtgaaaaatttgaagcTTCTCAAATATCCTAAAGCGCCGCCCACTCTCATAGATCTACACGTTGCCCTTGTGAAAAAATGTTACTTTG GTATTTCTGTCAGCACCGGTGTCATGCCTATGGCACTTCTGGACCCGAATGAGAACGCCAATATGGAGAATTTCGTGAAGGATGACGAGACTGGAAGCCAATTTAAACAGGATATGTACTTGAATCCCCGGTTAATAAGGGCATGCGAATCGATATTCCCCTTCCTGGAGAATAAAGGAGCTTTCCATGTTTAG
- the LOC119658739 gene encoding uncharacterized protein LOC119658739: protein MASEGDSRDDVRKSSAADDGIRLITEDLFHDILNQQFGKCTIKKFTVANSTITGENFACSMYRVTIDFQMEDGTDNSVKYIIKMMPLNDPNAQMKKSLGIFTKEVEMYEKIVPKFEEIFQENGIETAFVPKCWKVVDNPEMLIMEDLGARKFTNVDRLNGMDMEHVKMVLSKLAQFHAASVCVLEKNGPFSKQIMSSLFDDESCNFFRALQPIVWGNIVKNLRLWKTCQEYVDRIEGMIDRIFDLHKEAYDPNPDEFNVILHGDLWTNNIMFQHDENGHPKDILFVDLQIARYGSPVHDLIYFIFSSTEYSIKVKEFDYMIKCYHRELVKNLKLLKYPKSLPTLIDLQIAVLKKCFLGIAVSCGVMAIALLDPNENANMENFLKDDEAGSKFKQDMYLNPRFIKSCELIFPFLENKGAFDV, encoded by the exons ATGGCTTCAGAAGGAGATAGTAGGGACGATGTTAGGAAGTCAAGTGCAGCCGACGATGGAATTAGGCTGATAACTGAGGACTTGTTTCATGATATCCTGAACCAACAATTTGGAAAGTGCACTATCAAAAAGTTCACAGTAGCAAATAGTACAATCACAGGCGAAAATTTTGCATGTTCGATGTATCGTGTCACCATCGATTTCCAAATGGAAG ATGGAACCGACAATTCAGTTAAATACATTAttaaaatgatgccactcaaCGACCCAAATGCtcaaatgaaaaaaagtttagGTATTTTCACAAAAGAAGTTGAAATGTATGAAAAGATTGTTCCGAAATTTGAAGAGATATTCCAAGAAAATGGTATCGAGACTGCCTTCGTTCCGAAGTGTTGGAAAGTCGTAGATAATCCTGAAATGTTGATTATGGAAGACTTGGGAGCACGAAAATTCACCAATGTAGATCGTCTCAATGGGATGGATATGGAACATGTTAAAATGGTTCTATCGAAATTGGCACAGTTTCATGCTGCTTCGGTTTGtgttttagagaaaaatggtcctTTCTCCAAACAGATAATGTCTTCACTGTTTGATGACGAGTCATGCAACTTTTTCCGAGCATTACAACCCATAGTATGGGGAAACATCGTGAAAAATTTGAGATTGTGGAAAACTTGTCAGGAGTATGTTGATCGGATT GAAGGAATGATCGACAGGATCTTCGACCTACACAAAGAAGCATATGATCCGAATCCAGACGAATTCAATGTAATTTTACATGGGGATCTATGGACCAACAATATAATGTTTCAACATGATGAAAACGGCCATCCAAAGGATATTTTATTTGTTGATCTTCAAATTGCAAGATACGGCTCTCCAGTGCATGATTTAATATACTTTATTTTCTCATCCACTGAATATTCAATTAAAGTCAAGGAGTTTGACTATATGATCAAATGTTACCACAGAGAGTTGGTTAAAAATTTGAAGCTACTCAAATATCCAAAATCTCTACCTACGCTTATCGATTTGCAAATTGCGGTTTTGAAAAAATGTTTCCTtg GCATTGCTGTTAGTTGCGGCGTCATGGCTATTGCGCTTCTTGACCCGAATGAGAACGCCAATATGGAGAACTTCCTGAAAGATGATGAGGCAGGAAGCAAATTTAAACAGGACATGTACTTGAATCCGCGGTTTATAAAGTCTTGCGAATTGATATTCCCcttcttagaaaataaaggaGCTTTTGATGTTTAG
- the LOC119658750 gene encoding protein Fer3 isoform X3, with protein MLRLNKFDYIFMQHPEPGYIPEVPFTPIWSQDAPPPIVPYPDLIPGFPCPDLAIWPRSQVGNIANQRLSPRGALPAPNHTSKKPRRRVASIAQRRAANIRERRRMFNLNEAFDKLRRKVPTFAYEKRLSRIETLRLAITYISFMTELLTGQPQPNSHKTRSPDIYAPIPGHHHPHHIHSTFQRDYVSPYGHSLSG; from the exons ATGCTACGATTAAATAAATTTGACTACATCTTTATGCAGCATCCGGAACCAGGATATATTCCGGAAGTACCTTTTACTCCGATTTGGAGTCAGGATGCACCGCCACCAATTGTACCATATCCGGATTTAATACCTGGATTTCCATGTCCTGATTTAG CAATCTGGCCTCGATCTCAAGTTGGAAACATAGCTAACCAAAGATTGTCACCTCGTGGTGCCCTTCCTGCTCCAAATCACACATCCAAGAAACCACGTCGTCGAGTGGCATCAATTGCTCAGCGACGTGCCGCGAATATTAGAGAACGGCGAAGGATGTTTAATTTGAATGAGGCTTTTGATAAGTTACGAAGGAAG GTCCCAACATTTGCCTACGAGAAACGCCTATCTCGGATTGAAACACTTCGCTTGGCTATCACATATATTAGCTTCATGACCGAACTTCTGACTGGACAACCTCAACCGAATAGTCACAAGACTCGATCTCCCGATATTTACGCACCTATTCCAGGACATCACCATCCTCATCATATTCATTCTACTTTCCAACGAGATTATGTTTCACCCTATGGTCATAGTTTGAGCGGATAA
- the LOC119658750 gene encoding protein Fer3 isoform X1: MSVFPGESWENGSTAVRYLASFSHPEPGYIPEVPFTPIWSQDAPPPIVPYPDLIPGFPCPDLAIWPRSQVGNIANQRLSPRGALPAPNHTSKKPRRRVASIAQRRAANIRERRRMFNLNEAFDKLRRKVPTFAYEKRLSRIETLRLAITYISFMTELLTGQPQPNSHKTRSPDIYAPIPGHHHPHHIHSTFQRDYVSPYGHSLSG; encoded by the exons ATGTCTGTATTTCCCGGCGAGAGTTGGGAAAATGGCAGCACAGCTGTACGTTACCTTGCCAGTTTTTCA CATCCGGAACCAGGATATATTCCGGAAGTACCTTTTACTCCGATTTGGAGTCAGGATGCACCGCCACCAATTGTACCATATCCGGATTTAATACCTGGATTTCCATGTCCTGATTTAG CAATCTGGCCTCGATCTCAAGTTGGAAACATAGCTAACCAAAGATTGTCACCTCGTGGTGCCCTTCCTGCTCCAAATCACACATCCAAGAAACCACGTCGTCGAGTGGCATCAATTGCTCAGCGACGTGCCGCGAATATTAGAGAACGGCGAAGGATGTTTAATTTGAATGAGGCTTTTGATAAGTTACGAAGGAAG GTCCCAACATTTGCCTACGAGAAACGCCTATCTCGGATTGAAACACTTCGCTTGGCTATCACATATATTAGCTTCATGACCGAACTTCTGACTGGACAACCTCAACCGAATAGTCACAAGACTCGATCTCCCGATATTTACGCACCTATTCCAGGACATCACCATCCTCATCATATTCATTCTACTTTCCAACGAGATTATGTTTCACCCTATGGTCATAGTTTGAGCGGATAA
- the LOC119658750 gene encoding protein Fer3 isoform X2, with translation MSVFPGESWENGSTAHPEPGYIPEVPFTPIWSQDAPPPIVPYPDLIPGFPCPDLAIWPRSQVGNIANQRLSPRGALPAPNHTSKKPRRRVASIAQRRAANIRERRRMFNLNEAFDKLRRKVPTFAYEKRLSRIETLRLAITYISFMTELLTGQPQPNSHKTRSPDIYAPIPGHHHPHHIHSTFQRDYVSPYGHSLSG, from the exons ATGTCTGTATTTCCCGGCGAGAGTTGGGAAAATGGCAGCACAGCT CATCCGGAACCAGGATATATTCCGGAAGTACCTTTTACTCCGATTTGGAGTCAGGATGCACCGCCACCAATTGTACCATATCCGGATTTAATACCTGGATTTCCATGTCCTGATTTAG CAATCTGGCCTCGATCTCAAGTTGGAAACATAGCTAACCAAAGATTGTCACCTCGTGGTGCCCTTCCTGCTCCAAATCACACATCCAAGAAACCACGTCGTCGAGTGGCATCAATTGCTCAGCGACGTGCCGCGAATATTAGAGAACGGCGAAGGATGTTTAATTTGAATGAGGCTTTTGATAAGTTACGAAGGAAG GTCCCAACATTTGCCTACGAGAAACGCCTATCTCGGATTGAAACACTTCGCTTGGCTATCACATATATTAGCTTCATGACCGAACTTCTGACTGGACAACCTCAACCGAATAGTCACAAGACTCGATCTCCCGATATTTACGCACCTATTCCAGGACATCACCATCCTCATCATATTCATTCTACTTTCCAACGAGATTATGTTTCACCCTATGGTCATAGTTTGAGCGGATAA